The following are from one region of the Haloarcula salinisoli genome:
- a CDS encoding glycosyltransferase family 4 protein, protein MKAQSQPRVLLCSDYLPPSDGGVEQVVEKLAVNLVDQGFEVGVFTLTDQNQTINLENTPGVSFYTSSAIDLTESIGLQSMVSVSALTEFRGVVNDFQPDIVHAHNRFFYTSALAALYSLWSDYELVTTLHLGDIDMISGIGGAAAKTFEQSISRFVISRSSQVIGVSRAVESIGRSLGATDTSVVRNAVDVDAFAPSATTEKSIMYIGRLVRNNGVQDLLAATPQILEEHPNATLHIVGSGPLEEMVRTTIRSEGMEDSVQLHSYIEDISDAYDMATVFCRPSYSEGLPLTMLEAMSSQVVPVVTDIAGVSEVVTDGKTGILLEPGNIGQLEARITELLSKPAYRETIAAAARDYVVDNLTWEQRTEKVINAYQQVY, encoded by the coding sequence ATGAAAGCGCAGTCTCAGCCCAGAGTTCTCCTCTGTTCGGACTACCTCCCACCCAGCGACGGTGGTGTCGAGCAAGTGGTCGAGAAACTGGCAGTGAACCTCGTTGACCAGGGCTTCGAGGTTGGGGTGTTTACGCTCACGGACCAGAACCAGACGATCAATCTGGAGAATACTCCCGGTGTGTCGTTCTATACGAGTTCGGCGATCGATCTGACCGAGAGTATCGGGCTACAGAGTATGGTCTCGGTATCGGCCCTCACCGAGTTCCGGGGGGTGGTCAACGATTTTCAGCCAGATATCGTTCATGCCCACAACCGGTTTTTTTACACCTCCGCACTGGCTGCCCTCTACTCGCTCTGGTCGGACTACGAACTGGTCACGACGCTCCATCTGGGCGATATCGACATGATATCCGGCATCGGTGGCGCTGCCGCGAAAACGTTCGAGCAGTCAATCAGCCGGTTTGTCATCTCCCGGAGTAGTCAGGTTATCGGTGTCAGTCGGGCGGTCGAATCGATAGGGCGTTCACTTGGCGCGACAGACACGAGCGTCGTCAGGAACGCTGTCGACGTCGATGCATTTGCACCGTCGGCGACGACAGAAAAATCTATAATGTACATCGGTCGGCTGGTTCGGAACAACGGCGTGCAGGACTTGCTCGCCGCTACCCCTCAGATTCTCGAGGAACATCCCAACGCGACGCTGCATATCGTCGGGAGCGGACCACTTGAAGAGATGGTCAGAACGACCATCCGTTCAGAAGGCATGGAGGACTCGGTCCAGCTTCACAGCTACATCGAGGACATCTCGGATGCGTACGACATGGCGACAGTGTTCTGTCGGCCGTCGTACTCCGAGGGGCTCCCACTGACGATGCTCGAGGCGATGAGCTCACAGGTCGTCCCCGTCGTTACCGACATCGCCGGTGTCTCGGAAGTCGTCACCGACGGGAAGACGGGTATCCTCCTCGAACCGGGTAACATCGGTCAGCTCGAAGCCCGTATCACCGAACTTCTCTCGAAGCCCGCCTACCGAGAGACCATTGCCGCGGCGGCACGGGATTACGTCGTCGATAACCTCACTTGGGAACAGCGTACAGAAAAAGTAATTAACGCTTATCAGCAGGTATATTAG